In Alosa alosa isolate M-15738 ecotype Scorff River chromosome 23, AALO_Geno_1.1, whole genome shotgun sequence, a single window of DNA contains:
- the LOC125288322 gene encoding SOSS complex subunit B2-like isoform X3, which translates to MSSLTNEFLIKDIRSGLKNINVVFIVLEINRVSKTKDGHEIRSCKVADRSGCITISVWDEAGVFIQPGDILRLTKGFCMVFSEVPNFSDPNPEVQAQLNQINKPVKQDQLSIPQNGQTTGGPGNPPPQMATRPSASYSSNVSSHHLRDPRDLPYGTGRQDRPHRVPLNRNPLCNIRDGRDRTSGMRGSIRDPRQAFTRM; encoded by the exons ATGTCGAGCCTCACGAATGAATTTCTGATAAAAGACATTCGATCCGGTTTGAAAAATATAAACGTTGTGTTCATAGTGTTGGAAATCA ACAGGGTGAGCAAGACCAAGGATGGCCATGAGATTCGTTCCTGTAAGGTTGCAGACAGAAGCGGctgcatcaccatctcagtttGGGACGAGGCTGGAGTCTTCATTCAACCTGGGGACATCCTCCGTCTCACCAAAGG CTTTTGCATGGTGTTTTCAGAGGTGCCAAATTTCAGTGACCCAAACCCTGAGGTGCAAGCACAATTAAATCAGATAAACAAGCCA GTCAAGCAAGACCAGCTGTCCATCCCTCAAAACGGCCAGACTACAGGAGGCCCAGGAAATCCTCCACCTCAAA TGGCTACAAGACCTTCAGCTTCTTACTCCTCCAATGTTTCATCCCATCACCTGCGTGATCCTCGGGATCTGCCTTATGGTACAGGGAGGCAGGATCGTCCTCACCGCGTGCCCCTGAACAGGAACCCTCTGTGCAACATAAGGGACGGTAGGGATAGAACCTCTGGCATGAGGGGTAGCATCCGGGACCCAAGACAGGCCTTCACACGGATGTAA
- the LOC125288322 gene encoding SOSS complex subunit B2-like isoform X4 — translation MLDRVSKTKDGHEIRSCKVADRSGCITISVWDEAGVFIQPGDILRLTKGYASLWKGCLTLYTGRSGELQRIGDFCMVFSEVPNFSDPNPEVQAQLNQINKPVKQDQLSIPQNGQTTGGPGNPPPQMATRPSASYSSNVSSHHLRDPRDLPYGTGRQDRPHRVPLNRNPLCNIRDGRDRTSGMRGSIRDPRQAFTRM, via the exons ATGTTAGACAGGGTGAGCAAGACCAAGGATGGCCATGAGATTCGTTCCTGTAAGGTTGCAGACAGAAGCGGctgcatcaccatctcagtttGGGACGAGGCTGGAGTCTTCATTCAACCTGGGGACATCCTCCGTCTCACCAAAGG TTATGCCTCCCTGTGGAAGGGTTGCCTCACGCTATACACGGGCAGAAGCGGAGAGCTCCAGAGGATCGGGGA CTTTTGCATGGTGTTTTCAGAGGTGCCAAATTTCAGTGACCCAAACCCTGAGGTGCAAGCACAATTAAATCAGATAAACAAGCCA GTCAAGCAAGACCAGCTGTCCATCCCTCAAAACGGCCAGACTACAGGAGGCCCAGGAAATCCTCCACCTCAAA TGGCTACAAGACCTTCAGCTTCTTACTCCTCCAATGTTTCATCCCATCACCTGCGTGATCCTCGGGATCTGCCTTATGGTACAGGGAGGCAGGATCGTCCTCACCGCGTGCCCCTGAACAGGAACCCTCTGTGCAACATAAGGGACGGTAGGGATAGAACCTCTGGCATGAGGGGTAGCATCCGGGACCCAAGACAGGCCTTCACACGGATGTAA
- the LOC125288322 gene encoding SOSS complex subunit B2-like isoform X1 produces MSSLTNEFLIKDIRSGLKNINVVFIVLEINRVSKTKDGHEIRSCKVADRSGCITISVWDEAGVFIQPGDILRLTKGYASLWKGCLTLYTGRSGELQRIGDFCMVFSEVPNFSDPNPEVQAQLNQINKPVKQDQLSIPQNGQTTGGPGNPPPQMATRPSASYSSNVSSHHLRDPRDLPYGTGRQDRPHRVPLNRNPLCNIRDGRDRTSGMRGSIRDPRQAFTRM; encoded by the exons ATGTCGAGCCTCACGAATGAATTTCTGATAAAAGACATTCGATCCGGTTTGAAAAATATAAACGTTGTGTTCATAGTGTTGGAAATCA ACAGGGTGAGCAAGACCAAGGATGGCCATGAGATTCGTTCCTGTAAGGTTGCAGACAGAAGCGGctgcatcaccatctcagtttGGGACGAGGCTGGAGTCTTCATTCAACCTGGGGACATCCTCCGTCTCACCAAAGG TTATGCCTCCCTGTGGAAGGGTTGCCTCACGCTATACACGGGCAGAAGCGGAGAGCTCCAGAGGATCGGGGA CTTTTGCATGGTGTTTTCAGAGGTGCCAAATTTCAGTGACCCAAACCCTGAGGTGCAAGCACAATTAAATCAGATAAACAAGCCA GTCAAGCAAGACCAGCTGTCCATCCCTCAAAACGGCCAGACTACAGGAGGCCCAGGAAATCCTCCACCTCAAA TGGCTACAAGACCTTCAGCTTCTTACTCCTCCAATGTTTCATCCCATCACCTGCGTGATCCTCGGGATCTGCCTTATGGTACAGGGAGGCAGGATCGTCCTCACCGCGTGCCCCTGAACAGGAACCCTCTGTGCAACATAAGGGACGGTAGGGATAGAACCTCTGGCATGAGGGGTAGCATCCGGGACCCAAGACAGGCCTTCACACGGATGTAA
- the LOC125288322 gene encoding SOSS complex subunit B2-like isoform X2: MSSLTNEFLIKDIRSGLKNINVVFIVLEINRVSKTKDGHEIRSCKVADRSGCITISVWDEAGVFIQPGDILRLTKGYASLWKGCLTLYTGRSGELQRIGDFCMVFSEVPNFSDPNPEVKQDQLSIPQNGQTTGGPGNPPPQMATRPSASYSSNVSSHHLRDPRDLPYGTGRQDRPHRVPLNRNPLCNIRDGRDRTSGMRGSIRDPRQAFTRM, encoded by the exons ATGTCGAGCCTCACGAATGAATTTCTGATAAAAGACATTCGATCCGGTTTGAAAAATATAAACGTTGTGTTCATAGTGTTGGAAATCA ACAGGGTGAGCAAGACCAAGGATGGCCATGAGATTCGTTCCTGTAAGGTTGCAGACAGAAGCGGctgcatcaccatctcagtttGGGACGAGGCTGGAGTCTTCATTCAACCTGGGGACATCCTCCGTCTCACCAAAGG TTATGCCTCCCTGTGGAAGGGTTGCCTCACGCTATACACGGGCAGAAGCGGAGAGCTCCAGAGGATCGGGGA CTTTTGCATGGTGTTTTCAGAGGTGCCAAATTTCAGTGACCCAAACCCTGAG GTCAAGCAAGACCAGCTGTCCATCCCTCAAAACGGCCAGACTACAGGAGGCCCAGGAAATCCTCCACCTCAAA TGGCTACAAGACCTTCAGCTTCTTACTCCTCCAATGTTTCATCCCATCACCTGCGTGATCCTCGGGATCTGCCTTATGGTACAGGGAGGCAGGATCGTCCTCACCGCGTGCCCCTGAACAGGAACCCTCTGTGCAACATAAGGGACGGTAGGGATAGAACCTCTGGCATGAGGGGTAGCATCCGGGACCCAAGACAGGCCTTCACACGGATGTAA